One Brassica napus cultivar Da-Ae chromosome C2, Da-Ae, whole genome shotgun sequence DNA window includes the following coding sequences:
- the LOC106377534 gene encoding putative clathrin assembly protein At5g57200, producing the protein MLIVIHRTLREGDPTFREELLNYSHRRHTLRISNFKDDTSPLAWDCSGWVRTYALFLEERLECYRVLKYDIEAERLPKASGAASRTHRTRMLSGEDLLEQLPALQQLLFRLIGCQRRYLPYLFSVLQPEGAAYSNYLIHYALALVLKESFKIYCAINDGIINLVDMFFEMTRHDAVKALNIYNRAGQQAENLAEFYDYCKGLELARNFQFPTLRQILFQPPPSFLATMEEYIKEAPQSGSVQKKLVILIYRIPFPNTPPQVGE; encoded by the exons ATGTTAATAGTCATTCACAGAACTTTAAGAGAAGGTGATCCTACGTTCAGAGAAGAGCTTCTAAACTACTCTCACAGAAGACACACTCTCAGAATCTCTAACTTCAAAGACGACACAAGTCCTCTTG CTTGGGATTGCTCTGGTTGGGTTAGAACATACGCGCTTTTTCTTGAAGAGCGGCTTGAATGTTATCGCGTCTTAAAGTATGATATAGAGGCAGAGCGTTTGCCAAAAGCTTCAGGTGCAGCTTCCAGG ACGCATAGGACAAGGATGTTGTCTGGTGAAGATCTGTTAGAACAGTTACCTGCTTTGCAACAGCTTCTTTTCCGGCTTATCGGATGTCAA AGAAGATATCTTCCTTATTTGTTTTCAGTTTTGCAGCCTGAAGGAGCAGCTTATAGCAACTATCTAATCCATTATGCTCTTGCTTTGGTGCTTAAAGAAAGCTTCAAAATCTATTGTGCTATCAATGATGGAATCATTAACCTTGTTGACatg TTCTTTGAGATGACAAGGCATGATGCAGTTAAAGCTCTAAACATATACAATCGGGCTGGTCAACAG GCTGAGAATCTTGCTGAGTTTTATGATTACTGCAAAGGGCTAGAGCTCGCTAGGAATTTTCAGTTCCCAACATTAAGACAG ATCTTGTTTCAGCCTCCTCCATCGTTTCTTGCAACAATGGAAGAGTACATTAAAGAAGCACCTCAGAGTGGTTCTGTACAGAAAAAGCTG GTTATCCTTATCTATAGGATTCCCTTTCCTAATACTCCCCCTCAGGTTGGAGAGTGA
- the LOC106377535 gene encoding protein CHLOROPLAST IMPORT APPARATUS 2 isoform X1 has product MSACLSSGGSAAAYSFELEKLKSPPSSSTTTTTRAASPSSTITESTNSPLAISTRKPRTQRKRPNQSYNEAAALLSTAYPNIFSPSSINHLYAHKKTHQNPHFYGFDEDEAELLLLSESIEEPDFLFLPAIQARYSDQKEVNSGVSINESEVSQFEFSDEFDAGSILGEEVEEGIDSIMGKLEPGIKRGRRINRLSQIMTMNRGFKFAENIPLGLGLRSALRDHNDANRWRIHTVDFDQISPRIQTVDDVKTEVKKSKKKKKKVAAAASTESSKEETEERSGHPMLKLDYDGVLEAWSDKATPFPDEILGSEATGADVNARLAQIDLFGDNGVREASVLRYKEKRQTRLFSKKIRYQVRKLNADQRPRVKGRFVRRPSASPPRCQR; this is encoded by the exons ATGTCGGCTTGCTTAAGCAGCGGCGGCTCCGCCGCCGCATACAGTTTTGAGTTAGAAAAACTAAAATCGCCACCGTCGAGCTCAACCACCACGACAACGAGAGCTGCTTCACCGTCATCAACAATCACCGAATCTACAAACTCCCCGCTCGCAATCTCGACAAGAAAGCCAAGAACGCAGCGGAAACGACCAAACCAGAGTTACAACGAAGCGGCGGCTCTTCTCTCCACCGCTTATCCCAACATCTTCTCTCCCTCCTCGATCAACCACTTGTACGCTCACAAGAAAACTCATCAGAATCCCCACTTCTACGGATTCGACGAGGACGAGGCTGAGCTGCTTCTACTCTCTGAATCAATCGAGGAGCCGGACTTTCTCTTTCTCCCGGCGATTCAAGCCAGATATTCCGATCAGAAAGAGGTGAATTCCGGCGTGAGTATCAACGAGTCGGAGGTGAGTCAGTTTGAGTTTTCCGACGAGTTCGACGCGGGGTCGATTCTCGGTGAGGAAGTTGAAGAGGGGATCGATAGTATAATGGGGAAACTCGAACCGGGAATCAAACGTGGACGTCGAATTAACCGGTTAAGTCAGATCATGACGATGAATAGAGGATTCAAATTCGCCGAAAATATCCCACTGGGACTTGGACTGAGAAGCGCTCTCAGAGACCACAACGACGCTAACCGGTGGAGAATCCACACCGTCGATTTCGATCAGATCTCGCCGCGAATCCAAACCGTCGATGATGTGAAGACGGAGGTTaagaagagcaagaagaagaagaagaaagttgcGGCGGCGGCGTCGACGGAATCGAGTAAAGAAGAGACGGAGGAGAGATCAGGCCATCCGATGCTGAAGCTCGACTACGACGGCGTTTTGGAAGCTTGGTCTGATAAAGCGACGCCGTTTCCGGATGAGATTCTGGGATCGGAAGCTACCGGAGCCGACGTCAAT GCCAGATTAGCTCAGATTGATTTGTTCGGAGACAATGGAGTGCGAGAGGCAAGTGTTTTGAGGTACAAAGAGAAACGTCAAACTCGGCTTTTCTCCAAGAAAATTAGATACCAAGTTCGAAAACTCAACGCAGATCAACGTCCTCGAGTGAAG GGACGATTCGTGAGAAGGCCCAGTGCAAGCCCTCCACGTTGTCAAAGATAG
- the LOC106377535 gene encoding protein CHLOROPLAST IMPORT APPARATUS 2 isoform X2, giving the protein MSACLSSGGSAAAYSFELEKLKSPPSSSTTTTTRAASPSSTITESTNSPLAISTRKPRTQRKRPNQSYNEAAALLSTAYPNIFSPSSINHLYAHKKTHQNPHFYGFDEDEAELLLLSESIEEPDFLFLPAIQARYSDQKEVNSGVSINESEVSQFEFSDEFDAGSILGEEVEEGIDSIMGKLEPGIKRGRRINRLSQIMTMNRGFKFAENIPLGLGLRSALRDHNDANRWRIHTVDFDQISPRIQTVDDVKTEVKKSKKKKKKVAAAASTESSKEETEERSGHPMLKLDYDGVLEAWSDKATPFPDEILGSEATGADVNARLAQIDLFGDNGVREASVLRYKEKRQTRLFSKKIRYQVRKLNADQRPRVKVSSPTLMRG; this is encoded by the exons ATGTCGGCTTGCTTAAGCAGCGGCGGCTCCGCCGCCGCATACAGTTTTGAGTTAGAAAAACTAAAATCGCCACCGTCGAGCTCAACCACCACGACAACGAGAGCTGCTTCACCGTCATCAACAATCACCGAATCTACAAACTCCCCGCTCGCAATCTCGACAAGAAAGCCAAGAACGCAGCGGAAACGACCAAACCAGAGTTACAACGAAGCGGCGGCTCTTCTCTCCACCGCTTATCCCAACATCTTCTCTCCCTCCTCGATCAACCACTTGTACGCTCACAAGAAAACTCATCAGAATCCCCACTTCTACGGATTCGACGAGGACGAGGCTGAGCTGCTTCTACTCTCTGAATCAATCGAGGAGCCGGACTTTCTCTTTCTCCCGGCGATTCAAGCCAGATATTCCGATCAGAAAGAGGTGAATTCCGGCGTGAGTATCAACGAGTCGGAGGTGAGTCAGTTTGAGTTTTCCGACGAGTTCGACGCGGGGTCGATTCTCGGTGAGGAAGTTGAAGAGGGGATCGATAGTATAATGGGGAAACTCGAACCGGGAATCAAACGTGGACGTCGAATTAACCGGTTAAGTCAGATCATGACGATGAATAGAGGATTCAAATTCGCCGAAAATATCCCACTGGGACTTGGACTGAGAAGCGCTCTCAGAGACCACAACGACGCTAACCGGTGGAGAATCCACACCGTCGATTTCGATCAGATCTCGCCGCGAATCCAAACCGTCGATGATGTGAAGACGGAGGTTaagaagagcaagaagaagaagaagaaagttgcGGCGGCGGCGTCGACGGAATCGAGTAAAGAAGAGACGGAGGAGAGATCAGGCCATCCGATGCTGAAGCTCGACTACGACGGCGTTTTGGAAGCTTGGTCTGATAAAGCGACGCCGTTTCCGGATGAGATTCTGGGATCGGAAGCTACCGGAGCCGACGTCAAT GCCAGATTAGCTCAGATTGATTTGTTCGGAGACAATGGAGTGCGAGAGGCAAGTGTTTTGAGGTACAAAGAGAAACGTCAAACTCGGCTTTTCTCCAAGAAAATTAGATACCAAGTTCGAAAACTCAACGCAGATCAACGTCCTCGAGTGAAGGTATCTTCACCCACCTTAATGCGTGGTTAA